The Gossypium hirsutum isolate 1008001.06 chromosome D07, Gossypium_hirsutum_v2.1, whole genome shotgun sequence genome includes the window GAGTTCATGATCTTCGAGATGGTGATTCGGGTCTTCGGGTTAGGGTCTAAAAGCTTAGTGATTAATCTACGAGCTTCAGAAGAAAACCATGGCGGACATTTGAAATCTCCTCTGTAAATCTTTCTATACATGGCAATCAAGTTATCATCTTGAAATGGCAAGAACCCAGCAAGAAGAACATAAAGGATAACACCACAAGACCAAATATCAACCTTGGCTCCATCATATCCTTTCTTCCCAATAACTTCAGGGGCAACAAAAGCTGGTGTTCCACAACTTGTATGCAATAACCCATCTTGTTTCAAATGTTCCGAGAAAGCACTGAGTCCGAAATCAGCAACTTTCAGGTTTCCATCTTCGTCTAACAGCAAATTCTCAGGCTTCAAATCACGGTGGTAAACGCCGCGGCTATGGCAGAAATCGATGGCGGAAACCAATTGTTGAAAGTAAAGTCTCGCCGAGTCTTCATCGAGCCGGCCTTTAGCGACTTTAGAGAAAAGTTCTCCGCCACGGACAAGTTCCATGGCGAAGTAAATCTTGGTTTTAGTTGCCATAATTTCATGCAATTCGACTATATTCGGATGTTTCACCATTTTCATGACGGAAATCTCACGCTTGATCTGCTCCGTCATACCAGCGTTTATCACTTTTTCTTTGCCGACGACTTTCATGGCAGTGCTCTTCCCTGTCTGAAGATTCCGTGCATGGTAAACTTTGGCGAAAGTACCATGACCCAAAATCCGACCAAGCTCGTATTTTCCGTGAAGCAAACCCgggcttttattatttttagcttTATCCGCCATTTTTGTCAATCAAGAGATACAAcacagagaaaaaagaaaaagtgtttttgagagAGTAGGAATAGGGATaggaatgaatgaatgaaaaaattcACCCGTCTTCAACGTGTTTACGGTGGCAATCCCTGCGGCGGACGGACCGCTTACCGTGGCGGCACAGTTCAGGCCTTTCCAACGATGCCCTTATCATCTCTCTGCATTCCCTACCTTTGATCTCTCTCTCCAAATTTCAAAAGATTGCATTACTTTGTATGCTTTCTACTGGGCTGTTTCACTGCCGTATTTATACAAGTTATTGCAAGGTCCAATTCTatatttagtccctctactttacAACAACTAAAAAGTTACTCATTCTACTTTAATTTGTTACTAATCAATCCTATTGCCGATAAACATGTGAACACaattaattgatttttgttaatttgttaaATGTAAATGTAAATAATAGAATTattagtttttgttaatttttttatataaattgtttaactaattttttgataataatttaataacaaacTTATcagtattatttaattaattctatgaaaattaaattatgataaattaaaataaaaagtattattttattttaaaaaaatagatttcaaAATGATATCTTTCTTTCTAAGCAGTAAAGTAAGAATGAAATTTAAAAGTAGATCTTCCTTCTAACTATTGAATTCCTATTTTAActcttaataaataattattatttaatgagTTTTCCGAGAACACGTGTAAGGGGAAGATTGGAGCCAGAGAGTAACTCACTAACACTTTCTGTTTTGGGCTGTGGGTGATCATTAGGTCCCAGCTAGGCATTTCCATTTGGTAAATATTGGGTGGAAATAAGTATAGTAAGGATACGGTGTAGTTAAGGTTccgtttgtttcattgaaaatggctttcggaaaatgatttctagaaaatgatttatttttctggaaaagctaatattttctggtgtttggatgaatttgtgcaaaatattttcttttgtttggcaggttctttaaaaatatttcataaaagtcgttttcaattaaacaaacatacatttgagatttttttaatttttattatttaattgagtttattttatatctataattttatattttacattgtttttacatatattaaaaatattttgttaaatttaggttcattgtaacgattattttttagttacatgactaccaactgagtatttttttatttaaaaatgtgacattaacaaaattgaaaaaaaaatcaacaatgtcaacagttggacttgattttcaaatctggaaagtagaggaactaaattcttgaaaataaaagtacagaaactaaattgcaaatttgtgaagagtatatagacttatgacatattttaacatttatactacaaaatatttattattaatatatttataattgtaataaatatttagtattataatattaatattgatattttcaataatatgtgaataatattattttaaattattatttttaaaatttactattaaaataaaatttaaatattaaataatttattaaaataataaattatattaataatttattatatgactaaatataaataattaaatacgtatgtttaataatattaaaaaatataatattttatatatttttaaaaataaaaataaaatttattatcaatataataatattaaacttgatttaagttaatttttatataaaagtaaaattatctatTGAGGAGCTCTTTTCTGGAAAATGACTTACGTttttcaaaagggtaagtcattttatAAGGAAAAAGGTTTATTTTCCGTTAACCTGTAAGTTATTTTCCGTTGACCAAGCcgttttctgtgaaacaaacacaagaaaatgcagaaaatatttttcgtaaaaccttttacatgtaaacaaacgaaCCCTAAGTGAAAATTTTGCAAGTTAATCAAGTCTATCagttttattatatcattttaatttgatttaaaaattaagttaatcaAGTTTATCGAGTAAAATTAttctagttaaattaaaaaattaaaatatgaaattaaaatcttattaccATATAACTAATTCTATTTAGAGatataaatttgaaactatatatattttcaaagtaaaataagaaaaaaaatactttagtataataaacttgaatcgttaatttactttattttaggttctaaaattattattttagaatttgttgaacttttttatatattctgtagaacttttttagaatttttattttagaatttttaatatatatttaattttttaaaatattttgattttttaaaattattttgaattttttctgaaattttcaaatttttgttgTAAGAGACTAATTtgttcaatttcaaaattaaggaTCAAAGATGTATTTACATCAATTTATTAtctgagttattcgaattattcaaaatttagaatttaactcAACTCAAAATCGAAACTCAAATTACTATTCGAGTTGACTCAAAAAatcgaataactcaattcgattatctcgaaattcaaatttttttaaatttttttgatcgAATCGATTTTTACTCACCtcagaaataataaaagaaattggTAAAGATTAATGCTTCTAGTATCAGATCAACTTTCAAATTCTTTTATAcctttgaaaaatatatatattatattgttttttattaattttaatattattgactTTTTATGAGTTTTCAAACACACATAGATATTAAGCTCAATCGTAAAATTTGCACTGCACATTTTTTATTGCCCCAAGACAacctaaataataattatgtaaaAGATTAAGTTATCTCAACACTTATGAGTGTCAAGTTATATATAACATGTAATTGatataaaattatcttttcaCCAGTGATAGTTAAATCCTAATAAATACATTATATTGAACTTGATATCGATGCatggtaaaaaaattttaaagaaatcacCCCAATGGATGTCGACACTAATGTATTAGGGTTAAGTTGGGTTAAATagtaaaaaatcaattttaacctaaCCTCGACACCTACTATGCCAAAGTTCATATAATACATGTATTAAGGTTAAGTTTATGGTATTTACAAAAGGTTGTAAGTATGACCAATTGATTCTGTAGTAATAGTTCTAACCCACTACAGAAAAATCCGGAAAATCTGCAGAACTGGCAGCAAGAGCTTGCTTGATGTCTCTGGTAATTCCAAGCTGAAATGGGATAGCCAATGACAAGAAATCAGCAGATTGGGGCCTTCGAGAAAGAGCATCAGGGCTTTATTCTCCTTGTCTGCCTTATAAATGATAGAAAAATATTATGTCATTAATCTCACATACGACTCACATGTATATAATTTATCATCCACTCAGAATTAAGGTATGTTACACTATAAAgatatattagtttttcaatcagTCTGCTTATTTCTGATTATACTAAGGATATACTTAGGTTTATCtattaatataagttatctttttaTATTATGATCCGGCCACGTAATATCGCTTagcattagttaaacattagataatcaattagttaatatttattttcattttgctttATGTGCAAAAGCTTTGAGggcaatataaaaaaaatattaatataattaatgaatattattaggtcaatttattcaaaaaaaaatacaaatataaaaaatgaatatactTCAGCACTAAATTTAACAATTACTACGTTTAAGAGTAATGCCTATTGACATTTGAAAGGCGAGTGGAATGAATCAAATGGGGTTTGGAATCTAGCCTAGAAATATCAGAGTAGTGCACATGTTGACAGATAATGCTGCGAATCATTTTTGTTTATCGTTGGTCCAGACGATTAAGGAGCTTTTTAATCGACCATGGGATGTGAAAATCAAAGATGTTCATCGAGAGGCTAAGAGGGCAGCAGATTTAATGGCGAAATTCATGTTATTAGAGGAACTTGGGGTACGTACTTATGATATGCCTCCAAGGAAGATTCAAGACATTCTGTTTGAGGATGGTGGTAATAACACAGATTACTAAACATTGCTAGTTTCAAGGcttaaaaaaaattagcatatAAATCTTTACTTATGCTACACATAATTGATTACGAAGGCATTAATTAGTAATTAGTAAAGGCATATATTAGATAAAATTGATCTTTTTAGTCCCAGAAAACATTTTCTAGACCACTTGATAGATTTCAGGTGGTATCAATAAAATCTATTACTACACATTGGTGTGACCAGTATCGATAGAAATTTATATCGAAAtgaaatttagattttattttttcgGTTTACCATCATTACGAGACATTTTAATTAGCATGGGTGGTATGAATACGGAATTGACTTCCTTTAAGTTCATTAACCATATAAACACCATTTTATAAGCCAACGTGCATTGGTATGATTAGTAGCGATTGAAATTTATAACAAAAACTTAAACTTTGTTGTTTCAATTTATTATTGAAACAAGACATTCTACTTGGTACGGATGGTACCAAGGGTGCTGCTAAAAGGCTGGTaggtaaatgaaaatttttaattttaatttttttaaactttataaaattttaaattaatatatgctTATAACAACTCTCCACATTCTTTTATGAATCATCATCAAATACTATATCAACATAGTCGGTCCTTAATCCtaataaatacaatttttaaaagatttttttttctgataATTAAGAAAACCTGTTAATCAACCAACAAATGAAAAGTAGGCAATAAGGAAAATGAGaaagacaaaaaaagaaaacGTATGCTGACTGGTTGTTTCTGGCTCAGGTTTTGATTCTTAGCTTTGGGTCCCCCATTCATGTTTTTCtctatcttttattttaaatatcatattttaatataatatatatatatatatactattctGAATATAACTAGGATGACATCAAGAGTAGTAATGTAAATACATGTataattaaatatcatatttagaattattttttaagatttgTCTTTTGTGTACTAAGAATTAGAGTGTGCTGGTTTTCTTAGTTACAACATTAAAAATGTTCTTAtagtaatttatttttacaatttaatttaatataatttttattaaattataaatttagatcGATGTATATTGTGCTTATTAGAAATCCAAGTCACgattttaattagtttatttatttatctaatacACTCAATTAATTCAGTTACAACAACTATAAATATCTACACATTCTTTAATTTGATTAAGATAAGACGAATTTCAACTatgttataaaattatcaaaaatatataactctaaaAAGATACGTACATATGATGATTTGAACACAATATCTCATCATTTTCATTATcttatttttacaatttcaacCAATATAATAATTAGCTTTTGTACTaatcattttataaattaattacataaaaattttCACCTACGTTATAAgtattggataaaaatattatggAGGCCCCTCTATTaaaagttggattgcattttgtctcatctacttaaaaatagataaattagtctctgtacattagattaaagagcaaattgtttattttttaaaaaaaataattaatccatTTGTATAGTTAAAAATTAGTGTGATTGGCAAAATAATTAGATGGTGACATGTGACACGTCATGTGTACTTTATGTTGATGTATACggactaatttttaatagtaaaaataggtaaatttaagaaaaaaaacttatttgctttttaatctaatttacttattttttattaaaaataatctaaaaacaGTAAAAAGGTAAAAAAGAGAGAGATGTAAGGTGTTGAGAAATTTAGTGTAGGGATGGAGAGAACGAGGGATAAGATGACGTGAGTTTTGTTATCCGATAATTGTCAGTGAAGATGAAACTCAAATGAAAGATTGCAAATATCACGAAGAAATTTGTGGTTTCCATAGCTCAACAAGTCATAAAATGTGTGTCCAGAGTTGGTCCGTCCACAGGTATTCTCTAAATTCAGCCTTCTTTGCTTTTATCTCTCAAACTCCACTTCCTCTACTCCATTCTCTAGAGTCCACggttttacatattatatatctatatatatgatataagtatatattatagggataaatttttgaatttaggtctaaattttgtttataatatgaaatatggatgttGATTTAATTTAATGGATGAAGTCacatttagttttttaatttcacaagttttcataatttatttcttaatttctttttaCCCAATTTGTTTCGGGACTTAGTTTTcatcaaatatatttatttattttttaaataaatataattatttgtatttgtaatatgtaataagtaaatataaaatggtattatattaataataatattaataatttatgaaaattgaataaaattaaatatttatgtactTAATTACAGAAATTTAAATTTGGTGTTTCTCGttacacatttaatcaatttcatttataatttagGTTAAACCTATGCTATATTATGtttatataacattaaaaaaaattctttagcGACATGCCTCTCTACAAGTCGAGTGGTCAACTCGAGTCATTGCTTGGAAAAGGGATTTTAACTTCATGCTAGTCTAGTtccaattcaattaatttaaataataaaaaaacattttaaatttaaatttaattataaaaattaatagaaatcaTGGTTTTTGAAACAAGTTCTATGGTTGAACCAATCAGGTCAGTAATTCTCAGTTTGATCAATTCGACTgtcaaatttaattttagttaaacaaattattaaaaaataacaaagaaaaataaaatacatatagaaCTCTTTTCAACTAGTTCAACCTCGACTCAATCAATTTTTATCCTAGTTCAAGGATCAATCACTTTTTTCCTTTGTTCTAAAtcaatataccaaccaattctCAATTTAACCAATTTGATCGATTGattctcaatttaattaatttaacggATCGGTCTAATTTAATTGCAACATGATGGTATTTTTTCTGAATAATCACATTATGGGTTTTGAttatatctaattttttttacacaatgccTAAAACTACTCATATTCCATTCCTAACTCCCAacatttaaatagaaaaataatatgtTTCAGCGTATTCAAACTCACGATATTCTATAATCAAATTAATATTCATCCGGCTAATTTGGTGATATTTTTACATCTATTATTTGGACGCAAATCGAGAATGTAATCTATTAAATTTTTTGATGGGATGACTGCCAGTGCCAATGGTGAGCTGAAAGTTTTGTTCCCTAAAACTTTTGCAGTAGCCATTAGAAAATCTGGAATGTGCTAGATTTTGGGTTTTGCCATGATAATCAATGGCAGCGCAGTGTCTTGTTGTGTAGGGTACTTTCTGATTGGAAAATACAACAATGGCAGTCCTTTGTTCAATGTGATATTtcttggaaaataaataaatccaacttgaatgaatatatttttatttatgtttgttaaaatacttaaaatgttatttatgttcatttattcaaaatgatgtgtttttatgtttatttttttagattatattagtttgttcatgaaaaataaaaattttaatcgttactaataaataaatatatttcttatttttagatataaattaataattatattataaataaaataaacacacaagcagttgtaaaattattttatttgataaatctAATAATAAATATCCTTTGGGTATTCTTCATGTTGGTTTTATAGTTTATGTCTGGGATTATTAAGTAGACTTTAAATGGGCATAAAAAAGTTTGATCATGAACATAAATGAATAGATCATGTGTTGTTAGTATTCAATTATGTTCATTTATTTACCTTGATAAGCGAACATAAATTGATTAATCATAAATTGTTCATTAAATGCTCTATTCCTTTATAATTTTATGCAttatggaatatttacctaattttACCAAAAGACTCGATTATGTTATTTTGAACCTTGGATTCAGTCCTTGGCTCATAAATGCTAGCTTCAAGTTTGGAATATAGTGATTTTTTTGCATTTAAATGGTCTATTTGGTTATTAATAAATATTGAGTGCAATGGTAAAGcatattgtatttttatgaggAGATATTGATTCAAACCTTGAAGTTGACATTATTGAGAGGAGCAGCTCAAACCCCGTACAAAAAAAGAAAACGATCTATTTAGCTTAGGAGAAATAATTTGGTATCTAATAGGaagatgatttttacattttggagagagaaaaaaTAACAATAGTTGGTGTTACATTATGGCAGAGGTCACCACTCATTGGAACAATTAAATTTAGAGTAAATTACACTAAACctaaagtcactaaattattagtaagtttacgttttggtcatttgatttcaaaaaattataaaattgtgaaagtttttgtttaagtcactaaactattcgaaagCTTTTATTGAAGTTACTAGGTTgttaagttctttttttttttaaatccagcTAGTGAGTTCCAGTCAATAATTTAACGATCAATACCCATTGACGGGTAGAAAAATATACCATAGGTCCAAGTTGATCTAATAGAC containing:
- the LOC107953796 gene encoding CBL-interacting serine/threonine-protein kinase 6 codes for the protein MADKAKNNKSPGLLHGKYELGRILGHGTFAKVYHARNLQTGKSTAMKVVGKEKVINAGMTEQIKREISVMKMVKHPNIVELHEIMATKTKIYFAMELVRGGELFSKVAKGRLDEDSARLYFQQLVSAIDFCHSRGVYHRDLKPENLLLDEDGNLKVADFGLSAFSEHLKQDGLLHTSCGTPAFVAPEVIGKKGYDGAKVDIWSCGVILYVLLAGFLPFQDDNLIAMYRKIYRGDFKCPPWFSSEARRLITKLLDPNPKTRITISKIMNSSWFKKSTPKVVKLKTKEDSEFEHFNGDKSSKPETLNAFHIISLSDGFDLSPLFEEKKREEKQELRFATTRPASSVISRLEEVAKSVKFSVKKTESRVRLQGQECGRKGKLAVAADIFTVTPSFLVVEVKKDNGDTLEYNQFCSKELRPALKDIVWTSPAEKSTLA